The Trichoderma atroviride chromosome 5, complete sequence genome contains a region encoding:
- a CDS encoding uncharacterized protein (EggNog:ENOG41~TransMembrane:12 (i57-80o100-120i127-147o153-173i185-205o217-237i258-280o286-307i319-340o346-368i380-402o422-444i)), whose protein sequence is MTSTTTAIELATSSASSHAGSLRNSNGRKNEVSETYTVTDHVLEASREADSTVPEGGYGWAIIASGFVLLWWSLGTTYAWGVMQTALVSDGLADPAVLSFVGSLQAALISALAIVNSLVVRKAGVRATAMLGPACMGGSEILSSFTIHNVGALFFTSGIVMGMGVSLCFAVISTVPSQYFSAKRGLANGFMFAGSGFGGAAISFALDSLIQKLGTAWAYRILGLMTLATGLPAAWLMKERVPVERRGFIEWKLFKSPTFVLIFIGSAIGTFPLFVPPFFLPLYTRSLGFSPSVGAGLVAGFSLSSAAGRILSGFASDKVGSINTVLVSLVLTAITFLAIWPTSTELGPLIAFVVINGAANGAFFSTMPTAISKVFGSARVAIAMSMVVTGWVGGYLLGAPIAGYILEAFGGTDGGLNAYRPAMFYAGALALVSGVFILAARFYINKSPLAVV, encoded by the exons ATGACTTCGACCACGACCGCCATCGAGCTTGCCACGAGCTCTGCTTCCAGCCACGCAGGGAGCTTGCGCAACTCCAACGGGAGAAAGAATGAAGTCTCCGAAACATACACCGTCACCGATCATGTTCTCGAAGCGTCGCGAGAGGCTGATTCAACCGTCCCCGAAGGCGGATACGGCTgggccatcatcgccagcggCTTCGTGCTGCTGTGGTGGTCACTCGGCACGACATATGCCTGGGGCGTGATGCAGACCGCCTTGGTCTCTGATGGCTTGGCTGATCCGGCGGTTCTCTCCTTTGTGGGATCGCTGCAGGCGGCGCTGATCTCGGCACTCGCAATTGTCAACTCCCTGGTGGTGCGAAAGGCTGGAGTCCGCGCAACGGCAATGCTGGGCCCAGCGTGCATGGGCGGCAGCGAGATTCTGAGCAGCTTCACAATTCATAATGTTGGCGCGCTGTTTTTCACGTCGGGGATCGTTATGGGGATGGGAGTCAG TCTTTGTTTCGCC GTCATCTCTACGGTTCCATCGCAATATTTCAGCGCCAAACGGGGTCTGGCCAATGGATTCATGTTTGCTGGAAGTGGATTCGGAGGTGCTGCAATCAGCTTTGCTTTAGACTCTCTGATTCAGAAATTGGGCACCGCGTGGGCATACCGCATCCTAGGCCTCATGACTCTTGCTACGGGTCTTCCGGCCGCATGGTTGATGAAGGAGAGAGTCCCTGTCGAGAGGCGAGGGTTCATTGAATG GAAACTGTTCAAATCCCCTACATTTGTActcatcttcatcggcaGTGCGATTGGaacttttcctctttttgtcCCGCCGTTCTTTCTCCCATTATATACCAGATCACTGGGTTTCTCACCCAGCGTTGGTGCCGGCTTGGTTGCCGGCTTCAGTTTGTCCTCCGCCGCTGGCCGCATCCTCTCGGGCTTTGCTTCCGATAAAGTCGGCTCGATCAATACTGTTCTTGTGTCCTTGGTCTTGACTGCCATCACTTTCCTTGCAATCTGGCCAACTTCTACGGAACTGGGACCGCTCATTGCCTTTGTTGTCATCAATGGCGCTGCCAATGGAGCTTTCTTCTCTACCATGCCAACTGCTATCAGCAAGGTATTTGGCAGTGCCAGAGTGGCCATCGCAATGAGTATGGTAGTAACCGGCTGGGTTGGCGGCTATCTTCTG GGTGCTCCGATTGCTGGCTACATTTTAGAAGCCTTCGGTGGTACTGATGGTGGATTAAACGCGTATCGACCTGCCATGTTCTATGCTGGCGCGCTTGCGCTTGTCTCTGGCGTCTTCATATTAGCCGCTCGATTTTATATCAACAAGTCTCCATTGGCCGTGGTGTGA
- a CDS encoding uncharacterized protein (CAZy:GH5), translating into MRYSFVAPALLAGTAYAWLPQERDLAAFNQTARFEQLGKRFEPTLASGVTKIRGVNFGGWLICEPWMMPTEWNSVMGCNNAASEFDCMLNNYMGNNRAAGNAKFKTHWSSWITPATVQSVHDVGLNTIRIPIGYWSYTAIVDTASEPFAEGDAMLPYLDAVVQKAADLGIYVIIDLHGAPGGQQQDAFTGQNPNPAGFFNSYDFGRAEKWLTWMTNRIHTNPAYSTVGMIEVLNEPVSNHDANGRYPAPGENPGLTQTYYPAALKAVRDAESALNVASNKKLHVQFMSSKWGSGDPRSNSAVANDAMTGFDDHNYIGFAVSNNGDQYSLMHSACTDTRVVNGQNFEITGEWSMTSGVDWHDQAFFTKFWTAQQQLYESPGMDGWIYWTWKTELNDPRWTYSYATYLNYIPTNAAALEQNVYQDVCNGFR; encoded by the exons ATGCGATACTCCTTTGTTGCCCCGGCTCTTCTCGCCGGCACTGCCTACGCCTGGCTTCCTCAGGAGCGAGATCTGGCGGCCTTCAACCAGACGGCTCGCTTTGAACAGCTTGGCAAGCGGTTTGAGCCTACGTTGGCTTCTGGTGTCACGAAGATCAGAGGTGTCAACTTTGGTG GCTGGCTTATCTGTGAGCCATGGATGATGCCCACCGAGTGGAACAGTGTGATGGGCTGCAACAACGCCGCATCCGAGTTTGACTGTATGCTCAACAACTACATGGGCAACAACCGTGCAGCGGGCAACGCAAAGTTCAAGACTCactggagcagctggatcACTCCCGCTACCGTTCAGTCGGTTCACGATGTcggcctcaacaccatccgAATCCCCATTGGGTACTGGTCCTACACAGCCATTGTCGACACCGCCAGCGAGCCGTTTGCTGAGGGTGATGCCATGCTCCCATACCTCGACGCGGTCGTCCAGAAGGCCGCTGATTTGGGAATCTATGTCATCATTGATCTTCACGGCGCCCCCggtggccagcagcaagacgcCTTCACCGGCCAGAACCCCAACCCggctggcttcttcaacTCATACGACTTTGGCCGTGCCGAGAAGTGGTTGACATGGATGACCAACCGCATCCACACCAACCCGGCCTACTCCACCGTCGGTATGATTGAGGTTCTCAACGAGCCTGTTTCCAACCACGATGCCAACGGCCGCTACCCTGCCCCTGGTGAAAACCCAGGCTTGACGCAGACTTACTACCCTGCCGCACTCAAGGCTGTCCGCGATGCTGAGTCTGCCTTGAACGTTGCCAGcaacaagaagctgcatgTGCAGTTCATGTCCAGCAAATGGGGCTCTGGCGACCCTCGCTCCAACTCTGCTGTGGCCAACGACGCCATGACTGGATTCGACGACCACAACTACATTGGCTTTGCCGTCAGCAACAACGGCGACCAGTATTCGCTCATGCACAGCGCCTGCACCGATACTCGCGTTGTCAACGGCCAGAACTTTGAGATCACCGGCGAATGGAGCATGACATCAGGCGTTGATTGGCACGATCAAGCCTTCTTCACAAAGTTCTGGACTGCCCAGCAACAGCTTTACGAGTCCCCCGGAATGGACGGATGGATCTACTGGACTTGGAAGACTGAGCTGAACGACCCCCGATGGACCTACTCCTATGCTACCTACCTCAACTACATCCCTACcaacgctgctgccttgGAACAGAATGTTTACCAGGATGTCTGCAACGGATTCAGGTAA
- a CDS encoding uncharacterized protein (EggNog:ENOG41), with protein MATFDDADFGVETPTQPVQSSQPNAAGEHSANPAHAGALAIPMSPSSFSHDAIEVPATRSPHADASKYMHNLSLSPSMRDRRASRNSFGTSLPIPRSKRQSRLSSVHHIDRDAIAGSGAVPIRATREILAAQIQDISADKAKKAKNMAFVFDIDGVLVHGDRLIPEGKRALEILNGDNELGIKIPHIFLTNGSGKPELARTQQLAKILQNPVNTEQFIQSHTPMRALAEYYGTVLVVGGEGYRCREVAEQYGFRDIVVPNDIVAWDTTIAPYRVFTDEERASSRPRDFSQVNIEAILVFSDSRDYATDMQIIIDLLRSEDGRLGTIAADPVSQRIPIYFSQGDMLCPTEHPIPRMSQGTFRIGLEAMYKALTGVDLERVVYGKPEMATYKYADEVIASWMEQLHGEERIPENIYMVGDNPASDIIGGNMYGWNTCLVRTGVFQGCENDESNPANFGVFPNVLEAVKTACRKELGESFGFEWDDRINPVLHGSKQVASAIE; from the coding sequence ATGGCTACATTCGACGATGCCGATTTTGGCGTGGAAACGCCCACACAGCCTGTCCAGAGCAGCCAGCCAAATGCTGCCGGCGAGCACTCAGCAAACCCAGCTCATGCTGGGGCTTTGGCTATCCCAATGTCACCAAGCTCGTTTTCTCACGATGCAATTGAGGTACCTGCCACACGGTCTCCTCACGCCGATGCATCCAAGTACATGCACAATCTTTCTCTGTCACCCTCAATGAGAGATAGAAGGGCGTCGCGAAACTCTTTCGGAACCTCTCTTCCCATCCCGCGTTCCAAGAGGCAGTCTCGTCTCAGCTCTGTCCATCACATCGACCGAGATGCGATTGCGGGATCAGGCGCAGTTCCTATTCGAGCCACCAGGGAGATCTTGGCAGCACAAATCCAAGACATCTCTGCAGAtaaggccaagaaggccaagaacaTGGCATTTGTCTTCGATATCGATGGTGTGCTGGTGCACGGTGATCGACTCATCCCAGAGGGAAAGAGAGCACTGGAGATCTTGAATGGAGACAACGAGCTCGGCATCAAGATCCCTCACATCTTCCTGACCAACGGTTCAGGCAAGCCAGAGCTGGCCCGCacgcagcagctcgccaagATCCTGCAGAACCCTGTCAACACAGAACAATTCATCCAGTCACACACTCCAATGCGTGCTCTGGCAGAGTACTATGGCACAGTGTTGGTAGTTGGTGGCGAAGGATACCGCTGCCGAGAGGTGGCCGAGCAGTATGGATTCCGCGACATCGTGGTGCCCAACGACATTGTCGCATGGGACACCACCATCGCCCCTTACCGTGTCTTCACAGACGAAGAGCGTGCCAGTTCACGACCTCGTGACTTCTCTCAGGTCAACATTGAGGCCATCCTTGTCTTCTCCGACTCAAGAGACTACGCCACCGACATGCAAATCATCATCGACTTGCTCCGATCCGAGGACGGTCGACTGGGAACTATTGCCGCCGACCCAGTCTCTCAGCGGATCCCCATCTACTTCTCACAAGGCGATATGCTCTGCCCTACCGAGCACCCTATCCCTCGTATGAGCCAAGGCACATTCAGAATCGGTCTCGAGGCCATGTACAAGGCGCTCACAGGAGTTGATCTCGAGCGTGTGGTGTACGGAAAGCCTGAGATGGCCACGTACAAATATGCTGACGAGGTCATCGCATCGTGGATGGAGCAGCTGCACGGCGAAGAGCGTATCCCCGAAAACATCTACATGGTCGGTGACAACCCCGCCTCAGACATCATCGGCGGCAACATGTACGGCTGGAACACCTGCTTGGTGCGTACTGGTGTCTTTCAGGGCTGCGAGAACGATGAGTCCAACCCAGCCAACTTTGGCGTCTTCCCCAATGTCCTGGAGGCTGTGAAGACTGCCTGCCGTAAGGAACTTGGAGAGTCGTTCGGTTTTGAGTGGGATGACCGCATCAACCCCGTGCTGCACGGCTCCAAGCAAGTTGCATCGGCGATTGAGTAA
- a CDS encoding uncharacterized protein (EggNog:ENOG41) — protein MATDTSQKTLSSTTYTLNTGAKIPAVGFGTFANEGAKGETYAAVTKALDVGYRHLDCAWFYLNEDEVGDAIRDFLARRPDVTRKDLFICTKVWNHLHEPEDVKWSAKNSCENLKVDYIDLFLVHWPIAAEKNADRTVKIGPDGKYVINKALTENPEPTWRAMEELVDSGIVKAIGVSNWTIPGLKQLLEFARIKPAVNQIEIHPFLPNTELVEFCFQNDILPEAYSPLGSQNQVPTTGERVRDNPTLNAVADRRGSSLAQVLLAWGLKRGYVVLPKSSTPSRIESNFIIPELSEEDFAAIQKVAEGRHVRFVNMKDTFGYDVWPEDK, from the coding sequence ATGGCGACAGACACAAGTCAAAAGACGCTCTCTTCGACCACTTATACCCTCAACACCGGCGCCAAGATACCCGCCGTTGGTTTCGGCACTTTTGCCAATGAGGGCGCCAAGGGCGAAACATACGCTGCTGTCACAAAGGCCCTGGATGTCGGATATCGGCACCTCGACTGTGCGTGGTTTTATCTCAACGAGGACGAGGTTGGCGACGCGATAAGAGATTTTCTCGCTCGCAGACCCGATGTCACCCGCAAGGATCTGTTTATCTGCACAAAGGTTTGGAACCACCTTCACGAGCCAGAGGACGTGAAGTGGAGCGCCAAGAACTCGTGCGAAAACCTCAAGGTTGACTACATTGATCTGTTCCTTGTACACTGGCCAATTGCCGCCGAGAAGAATGCGGACAGGACAGTGAAAATAGGCCCTGATGGGAAATACGTCATCAACAAAGCTTTGACAGAAAATCCAGAGCCAACATGGCGAGCAATGGAGGAACTGGTTGACAGCGGCATCGTCAAGGCGATTGGCGTATCCAACTGGACGATACCAGGACTGAAGCAACTTCTGGAATTCGCACGAATCAAGCCAGCAGTCAACCAGATTGAAATTCATCCATTCCTGCCCAACACAGAGCTCGTCGAGTTCTGCTTTCAAAACGACATCTTGCCCGAGGCCTACTCCCCCCTGGGATCACAAAATCAGGTGCCAACGACTGGTGAGCGAGTACGGGATAACCCAACTCTGAACGCGGTTGCAGACCGAAGAGGCTCTAGCCTTGCTCAGGTTCTCCTGGCTTGGGGCCTCAAGAGAGGCTATGTTGTGCTACCCAAGAGCTCAACCCCGAGTCGCATTGAGAGCAATTTCATCATTCCGGAGCTGAGTGAAGAAGACTTTGCAGCGATTCAAAAGGTCGCAGAAGGACGACATGTTCGGTTTGTCAATATGAAGGATACATTTGGTTACGATGTTTGGCCGGAAGACAAATAA
- a CDS encoding uncharacterized protein (EggNog:ENOG41) — translation MESYSQSPSSGAPPRKKLKIGNGNACELCRSKKIKCDGMRPACGNCHKKQHVCIYQVNATAVTHEQATKIPGIGYSGSPGTFAGEVKAAIDARFGAIPSGLSNAMPMSDAPLFELQLPRRRPSNERLDNVLPPRRQADELLNAYWRYINPVDCFLDKKRFCRLYEALFAGGDLGADEHTFICTLNVVFAFATQSHESKEASERDAVANTYFLRAWNLLSPETILWEPPSLQVVECLLLMSRYLQCTNNSHQTWMAVGLAIRIAQSLRIHLPKTSDSGVSDDQAHWQHHLWNCCVYADITISWMLGHTSITSLEALTSSTSRKYSYDNYLPESIELYEISRHFVKAQTSTGGNVAEKFGLFGYNQRKESYCNIVLHHESCLIQWEKARLGTMPLEESESNDLKLRRHILQLRLLHARILLFRPMLARCCFLQHSSCAVSDPHYDTSYKGHMIRHGALRCVEAAQKMISLVEKDSGRPTPTVPWWYRIFHLHMAGTILLAAMQSVDLFTPAVSESWQQTLSVINRHEHLCSYVPQFTSLFQSLSRKIRQLGRSDSPEQLSDAQFHDMFEEFGLHNDGFLFDDDETWLNAVPGN, via the exons ATGGAGTCGTATTCGCAGTCTCCAAGCTCGGGAGCGCCGCCGAGGAAAAAACTGAAGATCGGAAATGGAAACGCATGTGAGCTGTGTCGctccaagaagatcaagtGCGATGGAATGCGCCCAG CCTGCGGCAACTGCCATAAGAAACAACACGTCTGTATCTATCAAGTCAATGCGACTGCCGTAACCCATGAACAGGCGACAAAGATTCCTGGAATTGGATACAGTGGCAGTCCCGGTACGTTTGCCGGGGAAGTAAAGGCTGCTATTGATGCGAGATTTGGCGCAATTCCCAGTGGGCTGTCAAATGCCATGCCAATGTCAGATGCCCCATTATTCGAATTACAGCTACCTCGCAGACGGCCTAGCAACGAGCGTCTGGACAATGTTTTGCCTCCACGCCGACAAGCTGATGAACTACTGAATGCTTATTGGAGGTATATAAATCCGGTAGACTGCTTTCTTGACAAGAAAAGATTTTGTCGTTTATACGAGGCCTTGTTCGCAGGAGGAGATTTGGGGGCGGATGAACACACTTTTATCTGCACTCTGAACGTTGTGTTCGCATTTGCTACTCAATCTCACGAGTCTAAAGAAGCCTCAGAGAGAGATGCAGTCGCGAATACATACTTTCTGAGGGCATGGAACTTACTCAGCCCGGAAACCATTCTTTGGGAGCCACCGTCACTACAGGTTGTTGAATGTCTCTTACTAATGAGTCGATACCTTCAATGTACGAATAATTCGCACCAAACATGGATGGCAGTAGGCTTAGCGATACGAATTGCGCAAAGCCTACGAATTCACCTTCCTAAAACTTCAGACTCTGGCGTCTCAGATGATCAAGCGCACTGGCAGCACCATCTTTGGAACTGCTGCGTATATGCTGATAT AACGATATCCTGGATGCTGGGCCATACTTCAATAACATCGTTGGAGGCCCTGACGAGCAGCACAAGTAGAAAGTATTCTTACGACAACTACTTGCCTGAGTCAATTGAGCTATATGAAATCAGTCGCCATTTCGTCAAGGCACAGACTTCAACTGGTGGCAATGTGGCTGAGAAATTTGGGCTATTTGGATATAACCAGCGAAAAGAGTCGTATTGTAACATAGTGTTACATCATGAGTCTTGCCTGATCCAATGGGAGAAAGCAAGGCTCGGCACGATGCCTCTCGAAGAAAGCGAAAGTAATGATTTGAAGCTGAGAAGGCATATTCTCCAACTTCG GCTACTGCACGCTCGAATCCTGCTATTTAGACCGATGCTAGCACGCTGTTGCTTCTTACAACACAGCTCCTGCGCAGTCAGCGATCCGCACTATGACACGTCTTATAAAGGCCATATGATACGACATGGTGCCTTGCGATGCGTTGAAGCTGCACAAAAAATGATTTCACTTGTTGAAAAAGACTCGGGGAGACCAACGCCCACAGTCCCTTGGTGGTATCGTATTTTTCACCTCCATATGGCGGGGACTATCTTGCTTGCGGCGATGCAGTCTGTGGATCTATTTACGCCAGCTGTTTCTGAGAGCTGGCAACAGACACTCTCAGTTATCAACAGGCATGAGCATCTCTGCTCATACGTACCACAGTTTACATCTCTGTTTCAATCTTTGTCACGAAAGATACGACAGCTAGGGCGGAGCGACTCACCGGAACAATTGTCGGATGCACAGTTTCATGACATGTTTGAAGAGTTTGGCCTCCACAACGACGGTTTCctctttgatgatgacgaaACTTGGTTAAATGCAGTCCCAGGCAACTGA
- a CDS encoding uncharacterized protein (EggNog:ENOG41~TransMembrane:12 (i51-68o88-106i118-137o143-166i178-201o207-227i283-303o323-341i362-378o384-405i417-440o452-472i)), with product MAIIQVGKADKDESPTSKNYSGDGTDSNPYIVEFQFQDPDNAMNFSPAKKWFIIFIVTLSVFAVTLTSSAYSGSANEILKQFHCSSELFALGISLYVLGFAIGPALWAPLSELYGRKILFITTHICMVAFVAGSAGANSMATLLVFRFLTGMFGASPLTNSGGVIADMFPASQRGLAMIFFCTAPFMGPVLGPIIGGFISMNVGWRWVQGVCSIFIGAVWIAGSIFVPETYAPVILQKRAEKLSKETGNTHTTAFQQRNSTLAPSEIFRKALMRPWILLFREPIVLIAATYLAILYGTIYMFMPALPIVYQRGRGWNEGVGGLAFLGLVCGMLVGIVYAIFDDNRYKRLGKAATPESRLPPAAVGSVALPIGLFAFAWTNSPSIHWSASIILSAPFGFGCVLVFLSCLNYLIDSYTIYAASVLGASAMLRAFFGTAFPLFTDQMYDGIGIHWASTIPAFLTLICLPFPFVMLKYGEMIRLKCKYAQEAAALMAQMHAEASTGSSDGE from the coding sequence ATGGCCATCATACAAGTTGGCAAGGCAGACAAAGATGAATCTCCGACATCGAAAAACTACAGCGGAGATGGCACAGATTCAAATCCCTATATTGTCGAGTTTCAGTTTCAAGATCCTGACAATGCCATGAATTTCTCTCCTGCCAAGAAGTGGTTCATCATTTTCATTGTCACGTTATCTGTGTTCGCTGTGACTCTGACCTCTTCTGCCTACTCGGGCTCCGCAAACGAAATATTGAAGCAATTTCATTGCAGCTCAGAACTGTTTGCTCTGGGCATTTCTCTTTATGTGCTTGGATTCGCTATCGGGCCTGCGCTGTGGGCGCCGCTGTCAGAGCTTTATGGGAGAAAAATCCTCTTTATTACGACGCACATATGCATGGTAGCCTTTGTGGCTGGCTCAGCGGGAGCCAACTCGATGGCAACGCTATTAGTCTTCAGGTTTCTGACGGGAATGTTTGGTGCATCGCCGTTGACAAATTCCGGCGGCGTCATTGCCGATATGTTCCCAGCTTCCCAGCGAGGCTTAGCAATGATCTTCTTTTGTACCGCACCATTCATGGGCCCCGTTCTGGGCCCCATCATTGGGGGTTTTATATCGATGAACGttggatggcgatgggtgCAAGGGGTATGCAGCATCTTTATTGGTGCTGTGTGGATTGCCGGCTCGATATTCGTTCCAGAGACATATGCGCCGGTGATATTGCAAAAACGAGCAGAGAAACTCTCGAAAGAAACGGGCAACACACACACGACCGCTTTCCAGCAGCGTAACAGTACGCTGGCGCCGTCGGAGATCTTCCGCAAAGCTCTCATGCGACCTTGGATTCTCCTATTCCGTGAGCCTATCGTCTTAATCGCCGCGACCTACCTGGCAATTCTATACGGTACCATATACATGTTCATGCCGGCACTGCCCATCGTCTATCAGCGAGGTCGAGGATGGAACGAAGGAGTAGGAGGCCTGGCTTTCCTCGGTTTAGTTTGCGGTATGCTAGTCGGGATTGTATACGCCATTTTCGACGACAATCGATATAAGAGGCTTGGTAAAGCAGCTACACCCGAGTCTAGGCTCCCTCCTGCGGCGGTTGGCTCTGTTGCTCTACCCATCGggctctttgcttttgcatGGACCAACTCACCCAGCATCCACTGGTCCGCCAGCATCATCCTTTCTGCGCCGTTTGGCTTCGGATGCGTACTGGTATTCTTGTCCTGTCTCAACTATCTGATTGATTCATATACAATCTACGCAGCATCGGTTTTGGGAGCCTCAGCGATGCTCAGAGCATTTTTTGGCACAGCCTTCCCTCTGTTTACAGACCAGATGTATGATGGCATCGGTATTCATTGGGCAAGTACAATACCGGCCTTCTTGACACTTATATGCTTGCCTTTTCCATTTGTAATGCTCAAATATGGAGAGATGATACGACTGAAATGCAAGTACGCACAGGAAGCGGCAGCTTTGATGGCGCAAATGCACGCGGAAGCTTCTACTGGGTCAAGTGACGGTGAATGA